A section of the Cuniculiplasma divulgatum genome encodes:
- the cas3 gene encoding CRISPR-associated helicase Cas3', giving the protein MLSEEIVLAKGNGQTLKDHRFECLEKLNQFRLSLGSGTEEFLRYFGINTDEFWQQIAFLVSNHDFGKLNTRFQKKIWDVYSNSGKELHGVPKDVPHNFISILYFTNSRLWNLLGSDRVNLCAIAAMHHHGSLVMPEKRLFDRQNEIILQGLDEYVGFDDGLDSLRPSQNGLNELKLPIKTSLLRSFYFDFLLTEVNDYDLMIKRRWVFPLLKQYLHLSDWSASGANMGITSIVNPWTMVEGVLKKKKSSATILRKNVQEAVSGLGTKAILLAPTGSGKTEAAIRWASLQKKQRALFSLPTRALVDDIYYRFQGDENTEGYFPNVTGILHGASDYTVRSNDTEDPDSHEFDRYFHRPVMVTTIDQILFSLFNIGRWDAVNFSLAHGSLIIDEIHSYDKVTLSLVAELIKQTRTFKMPILMMTATLPSWFPGAISAISDETFDIARVSGLKQKAPWKINRMEKIDLDTIGKMGKDNNILIVVNNVKECIDLYGILKEMGTNVRCLHSRFLQFDRREIIRWAKSLGPKGRILVSTQVVEAGMDIDYDVLVTEISPVDSIIQRAGRVNRIRDPDRNSEIFVFEPLGNNLEISELIYGKPHLDRTREILERLNADDLSIQKSLDYVYPANEENDDLIRTYDKIHQLVVECESFGGNGDGRKHGDGLHSLPIREADLPIKTRESKYVSIDVVPVEFLKEAMSSNWREYTLRLPLKSFARYIDFKGRFPVVNLRYSRDTGLQQPEGAEDRDAFFI; this is encoded by the coding sequence ATGCTCTCTGAAGAAATTGTCTTAGCTAAGGGAAATGGCCAGACACTGAAAGATCACCGTTTTGAGTGTCTGGAAAAGCTCAACCAATTTCGGTTAAGCCTTGGGAGTGGGACTGAAGAATTCCTAAGGTATTTTGGTATCAATACTGATGAGTTTTGGCAGCAGATAGCATTTTTAGTGTCTAATCACGATTTTGGCAAACTTAACACGAGGTTTCAGAAGAAGATATGGGATGTTTACAGCAACTCAGGGAAAGAATTACATGGCGTCCCTAAGGATGTGCCCCATAATTTTATTTCCATACTCTATTTCACAAACAGTAGACTCTGGAACTTGCTTGGTAGTGATCGTGTGAATTTGTGTGCAATTGCTGCCATGCATCATCACGGTTCACTTGTTATGCCAGAGAAACGCTTGTTCGACAGACAGAATGAGATCATTCTCCAGGGTTTAGATGAATATGTAGGATTTGATGATGGACTAGATAGTTTGAGACCCTCACAAAATGGGTTAAATGAGCTCAAGCTACCTATAAAAACATCATTGCTCAGGTCATTTTACTTTGATTTTCTGTTAACAGAGGTAAATGATTATGATTTAATGATCAAAAGAAGATGGGTCTTTCCACTATTGAAGCAGTATCTTCATCTTTCTGACTGGAGTGCATCCGGAGCTAATATGGGGATTACATCAATCGTTAATCCGTGGACCATGGTAGAGGGTGTGCTCAAAAAGAAAAAATCATCGGCTACTATATTACGAAAAAATGTACAGGAGGCGGTTTCAGGTTTGGGTACTAAAGCAATACTGCTGGCACCTACCGGAAGCGGAAAGACAGAGGCAGCAATCAGATGGGCTTCCCTCCAGAAGAAACAGAGGGCTCTTTTCTCACTCCCAACTCGAGCTTTAGTGGATGATATCTATTATAGGTTTCAGGGTGATGAAAACACGGAAGGGTATTTTCCCAATGTCACCGGCATACTTCATGGGGCGTCTGATTACACAGTCAGATCAAATGATACAGAGGACCCTGATTCCCACGAATTCGATCGCTATTTTCATCGCCCAGTGATGGTTACAACAATTGATCAGATACTTTTCAGCCTCTTTAACATAGGAAGATGGGACGCTGTAAATTTCTCACTTGCACATGGAAGCCTAATAATTGATGAAATACATTCATACGACAAAGTGACCTTGAGCCTGGTAGCGGAGCTCATAAAGCAAACAAGAACTTTCAAAATGCCCATACTTATGATGACTGCCACACTCCCATCATGGTTCCCCGGTGCAATCTCAGCAATTTCTGATGAAACATTCGACATTGCAAGAGTCTCAGGATTGAAGCAGAAGGCGCCTTGGAAAATTAACCGAATGGAAAAGATTGACCTTGACACGATAGGAAAAATGGGCAAAGACAATAATATCCTGATTGTTGTCAATAACGTTAAGGAATGCATTGATTTATATGGTATCCTGAAGGAAATGGGGACCAACGTCCGATGCCTCCACTCTAGATTTCTTCAGTTCGACAGAAGGGAAATAATCAGGTGGGCCAAGTCATTGGGCCCCAAGGGGAGAATTCTTGTATCCACTCAAGTGGTAGAAGCTGGAATGGACATTGATTATGATGTCCTTGTTACAGAGATTAGCCCGGTCGATTCCATAATACAGAGAGCTGGTCGAGTCAACAGGATCAGAGATCCTGATAGAAATTCAGAGATCTTTGTATTTGAACCTCTTGGAAACAATCTTGAAATTAGTGAACTCATCTATGGAAAACCGCATCTTGACAGAACTAGAGAGATCCTTGAGAGGCTTAATGCGGATGACTTATCTATTCAGAAGTCTCTAGACTATGTATATCCTGCAAATGAGGAAAATGATGACCTTATTCGTACATATGACAAGATTCACCAGTTAGTTGTGGAATGTGAGAGTTTTGGAGGAAATGGCGATGGAAGGAAACATGGGGATGGTCTTCATTCGTTACCAATAAGAGAAGCAGATCTGCCAATAAAAACCAGAGAATCAAAATATGTTTCCATTGACGTTGTGCCGGTTGAGTTTTTGAAAGAAGCAATGAGCAGCAACTGGAGGGAATATACGCTCAGGTTGCCTCTAAAATCCTTTGCAAGATATATAGATTTCAAAGGCAGGTTTCCTGTTGTTAACCTACGTTATAGCAGGGATACTGGGCTTCAACAGCCTGAAGGTGCGGAGGATAGAGATGCATTTTTCATATGA